A region of the Vibrio tubiashii genome:
AATTGCTTTTGAACTATCGAACCTAAAAAAATCGAGCAGTTTGGTGGTCGATCATGATTTTCGTGGCGGCAATTTGGATATCTTCTTGGGTCTTAAGCGATTTGAGAAGAAACCCGTTACGAGAGCCTCGCTCGCATCAAGCGTTGATACAACCTATGCCACAAGCATGGTGAAAAAGGTCGACAACATGTTAGCGGTCATGTCGCTTGAATCGGATGACCTTAATGAGCTAGAGCTGAAAGAGTACCTTCGTACGCTAACGGCAGAGCTTGCTGGCAACTACAACTTCATTATCGAAGATTTGTCCCGAGCGAGTAACTCTAAGCAAGATCTCGATTATATCTCAACGTCCTGCGATGTGATTGTGTTGCTAATGGAGCCAACGGTCTCTAGTGTTCGCGAAGCTAAGCGTACGATGCGTAGCTTGGAAATGGCGGATTCTAACGCTCGTTGCTTGTTTGTTCTGAACTACACCATTGCAGAAAAAGCCGCAACGATTAGCCCTGCTGACATTAAAGAGTTTTTAGGTCGTGAGCCTGACGTAGTTCTGCCGAATGAGCCAAGAATGAGTAAGCTGGTCTTGGAGCAAAAGCACATCTACCAGCATGACTATCCAGTTAGCCAAAACCTGCATAAGCTCACCGCGATGCTTCTCGGTCAATCCGATGAAAGCGACAAAAACAGTTGGCTACGTCGCATGCTGAAGCGAGGCAAATAATGGACATCAATAAGTCAGCTTATGTTCAGATCCGCAAACAGATCTTCGAAGCGTTAGATGCTGAAGTTGTTCAAAGTCTGTCTAAAGAGGCGTTAACGGTTCAGCTATCCAACGCCGTCGATATGCTGATCGACAAACTTGGGTTTTCAGTGGCAAGTGTTATTCGTCGTGAGTATGTCAAAGGACTTGTCGACGAGTTGCACGGACTGGGTCCTTTGCAATCTTTAATGGAAGATGAGTCGATCAGTGACATCATGATCAATGGCTGTGACAAGGTGTTTGTCGAGCGCTACGGCTTGGTAGAGAAAGCCAATGTCTCCTTTATTGACGAAGACCAGTTGCAGCAAATTGCTAAACGTATCGCTAGTCGAGTCGGTAGACGTGTTGATGAATCTTCGCCAACCTGTGATGCCCGATTGCCTGATGGAAGTCGCGTTAATATCGTTATTCCACCTATTGCGATTGATGGTACGTCTATCTCAATCCGAAAATTTAAAAAGCAATCCATAGAGCTATCTGAACTGGTTGAATTTGGTGCGATGAGCCCTGAGATGGCACGCATCTTAATGATTGCTGCTCGCTGCCGACTCAATATTTTGATATCTGGTGGTACTGGTTCAGGTAAGACAACCATGCTTAATGCCTTGTCTCAATACGTCTCAGAGAAAGAACGCATTGTGACTATCGAAGACGCGGCAGAGTTGAAACTGTTGCAGCCACATGTTGTGCGTTTGGAAACGCGCACCGCAGGTATCGAAGGTTCAGGTGCGATTAATCAGCGCGACTTGGTGATCAACTCACTCCGTATGCGTCCTGATCGAATTATTGTTGGCGAATGTCGTGGCGCAGAAGCGTTTGAAATGCTTCAGGCTATGAATACCGGCCACGATGGTTCTATGTCTACTCTGCACGCCAATACCCCCCGAGATGCACTGGCAAGGGTAGAGTCAATGGTGATGATGGCGACAAGCAGTTTGCCACTAGAGGCGATTCGTCGGACGATTGTTAGTGCAGTCGATCTCGTGGTGCAAATCAGTCGCTTGCACGATGGAAGCCGGAAAGTGATGAGTATTACCGAAGTTGTTGGTATCGAAGGCTCAAACGTGGTGTTGGAAGAAATGTTCCGTTTTCAGCCCGCTTCAATGGGCAATGAAGATGGCAAAATTCGCGGGCGCTTTGTCACTGCGGGCCTTATGCAGCGTTCGGTTCTGGTTGAGAAAGCCAAATACTTTGGTCTAGAGCAACAGCTAACCGAAGCCTTTAATGTTGGTGAACCTGCATGATCTATTGGTTGGCCTTGATTCTTGGCGGATTGACCTTGCTGGTGGCGTTTTGGCCAAGAAAAAGCGAGCAAAAAAACTACTATTTGGAAGAAGCAAACACATCGTTAATGGTTAGTTCCATTGATGAGGCTCAACAAGCCGTTGACCTTAAAGCGCTTTCTGACAAAACCTTCATCGATGTAGTGAAAGCAAGAAGCAAAAACGTAAAGCGTCAGTTAGGCAAAATGGCTGAGGTGAAATTGACTATCTTTAGCCTCGTCTTAGTTGTTGGCGGAGTAGTGCTCAATAATAAGTACTTGCAGACAAACTTGTTGGTGGTTGTTTCAAGTGTGTTAGTGCTTGGCTGGGTATTTGGCTATTTATGGTTGCAAAAGCGTCAGCGCCAGGCTTTCGAAAGTGCCTTCCCTGATGCGTTAAATATGCTTTCTAGTGCGGTAAGTTCGGGTGAGAGTATTATGCACGCGATCATTTATGTCGGACGTACTCTACAGGGTGAAGTTGGTAATGAATTTAAGCGTATGGGAGAGAGGCTTCAGCTTGGAGAAACACCAGACAATGTGTTCCGTAAATCTTGCGACCGCTTTCCATATCCCTCTTTCTATTTTTTCGTTATAACCTTGCGCGCAAACATGCAGCGTGGTGGTCAGTTGAAAGATGTTATTGCGCGCTTAAATCGACTCATGTTTGATGCGAGAGCAATAGAGAAGAAAAAGTACGCTTTGACTGCGGAAGCGCGGATGTCGGCGAAAATCGTCGCGGTGATCCCTTTTTCAGTGTTGTTCTTACTCCAGTTTGTCAGCCCTGACAATTTTGAGTTCTTGCTATTTGATCCGGCAGGAAAACCCATTCTTTACTACTTGATTGGCAGTGAATTTATCGGTCTGTTGATTGTTTGGATGTTGATGAGAGGGGCGCAAAGATAATGTCAGCGCATTTGATCATTTTTATCACCCTTGTGCTCATTACCCTAGGTATCGCGATTGTTGGTTACCAGATCTGGAGTACGGCCAAGCGTCGTAAGATGCTAAAAACCTACGCGTTACTGGACGATAAAAGCCAAGAAAAAAAGCACGATACGGATAGCCACCTAGAGCAGGCATTAGAAAAACTGACTTCTTCATTCTCTTCACAGGAAGATGACATTAAGGAGAAGTTAGAGGAGGCAGGTCTACACAATCAGAATTTAGCTAAGTACTACATGCACTTTAAGTATGGTGTATCAATACTCGGTGTTTTTCTTATCTACCTTGTAGCAAATATGTACTCATTGCCTTCTTCAAAAATGATAGCGGGTATGGCCGTTTGGTTTATTGCGTGCATCATTGTTCCTGACTCGTTACTCGCGGCAAGAAAAAAGGCGCGCCAGCAACGTATTTCCGGACAGTTACCTTATTTGCTTGATCTGATGGCCATTTGTGTTCAAACCGGCATGACGCTAGAAGCAACCATTAAATATCTCTCTTTAGAGCTAAGGGCGTTTGATAAAGAACTTGCTCTGCTACTGGCTAAAGTGGATGACCGAGCAAAAATTGTCAGCCTAGAGAGGGCGTTAGACGAACTGTATGAAAAACTGCCGACACCTGAGATCCGTAGTTTTGTCATGACCTTAAAACAGAGCCTGCAATATGGCTCATCCATTTATCAAGTGCTCACCACGCTTGCGTCAGACATTCGTGACGTCAACATGCTTGCAGCTGAAGAGCGCATTGGCAAACTGGCTGCAAAAATGTCTATGCCATTGATTGTATTCATCATGATGCCGATTGTGGTGATCATCTTGGCACCTGCGGTAATGAGGTTTATGGACCATGTATAAATTAATGCTGTTATCAGCTTTGCTACTGAGTGGTTGTGCAACCACACAGACTTCTGACCCTAGTTCAGTAATTAATGCGAATAAAGAGCAGATGTATGTTGAAGCAAACAACCAAGAAAAGCTTATCGAGTTTTACAAGCAAGAGTTGCGCGAGCAGGAAAGTGCTGACACGCGTATTAAGCTAGCGCGCACCTATTTAGCGATAGAAGATCCAGAGTCAGCGATTTTTGCTATCAGTCAAATTGATGAAAAGTCGAAAGGTTTTGATGCTTATCTGATATTAGCCAAAGCTCACTTTCAGTTAGGCGAGATCGAACCGTCAGTTGAGAATGTATCCGGAGCCTTGTCGTTAAACCCTAAGAGTGGTGAAGCGTATAATCTTGCAGGCGTGTTAGCTGCGGTGGAAGGGAAATTTGAGCTAGCGGAGCAGAATTTCATCGAGGCAAGAAAACTGTTTTACAGCGATGACGCAGTGAAAAACAACCTAGCGACTCTGTATTTAATTCAGGGTCATTACAAACGTAGTTACGACTTATTGCTTTCTGTTTATCAGACTAATCCAAAAGATGCCAAAACCGAAGCTAACCTGGTTATTGCTTTGGTGAAGTTAGGCGATCTCGACCAAGCTCAGCAAATGCTTGAAGACAAATATGATCCTAAACAGACACAGCAAATCATAAACTCTATTCGCGTTGGTGATTTCAGCAATGCGAACTTTGAGTCTTAAGCCATGTTAATTCTACGCAAACAACGCGGTGTCGCGTCTATAGAGTTTGGCCTTGGTTTTATGGCGTTTTTCTTGATGATTATGCTCTGGGCTGAAATGGGCTATTTGGCTTATGTTTCCTCTGCCAATGATCTTGCGATTGCCGAAGCCGCTCGTAGTGCTAAAACGACCAGTATGGCTGCTAGTCGAGGCTCACAGCAAACCCAGTTTATGGCAGAGTTCAAACGGATTATTCGTCAGCAAGCTGGTGTTCTTGGCAATATTATTGACCCCAACAAATACAAACTTACAGTGCATTATTTTGCTTCGATCGAAGAGCTAGGCCAGCACAATGGAGCGATTGATGACACCTGCTCGCAGAACGAAAGTCAAAGTGAAGCGGAGTGCGGAAATCCAACAGACAGTGCGCTTGCGATATATAGAGTCGAATATGACTACACGCCAATGCTCGCCTTCTTTATGCAAGGGAGCAGCAGCCTGACAAGAGAAGTCGTTGTAATTCAGGAGTTCGAGCGTGACCAATTTAAAATCTAACCAACGCGGTGTGTTCTCTATCGAGTTTGCTTTGCTTGGGGTCGTATTCTCAACCATGTTGATCTTTACCGCTGATGTCATTGTTAAGCTTTCAGTACAAGGAAAACTCGATAGGCTTTCCTACTCCCTGGTTAATGTGATCAAAGAACGTACCCAGTTCTATGGTAAAGACAATTACGATATCGATAACAAGATGGTGACCGATATTTATAAGATAGCCACTGGCTCAATGCGGAGAACCATGGGCAGTTATCAGGCCAGTAATGTGGGTGGCGAGTTTGAACTGCTTACTTTTGATCTTAATGGCAAGCCATCTTCGACTCGAATCTCCAAAGGAACCGGATGCTCGTTGGGACAGACAATTTCACAGCAAGAAGATCTATCTATGGTGACTTCATGGGGCCGCCGAGCAACCTTGTATCGCGTGACCTTGTGTTACGAGACCGATAATTGGGCAGGGCCTTTGTTTGGTGACGAGTTTACCACCATACAATCTTCTTCTTTGATGATGGGGCGATAATCATGCACAGTTCTAGAAGAAAACAGAGTGGGCATGCTGCTCTGTTATTTGCTCTGATCATTCCCGGAATGTGGGGCTTTTTTACGCTAGCCATTGACGGTTCGCGCGCACTGCAAACCAAAGCTAGGTTAGGGGACGCCTCCGAAGTCGCCGCCTTGGCCTTAGCGGCGAGAAATAGCTCAAATCTTAGCGAAAACAAAAAATTAGCTGAAGATTACATTAGTACTTATGTTAGTGACTCGGATATCTCGATTACCAAGGTAGAAAGGAGTGAGTGCCATGTTTCCAACAACCTCGACTGCGATGGTGCTAACCGATACTCACAGTATTCGCTAGAAGTGTCGATCAACCAAGATGCTTGGCTACCAACACAGGAATTTGTCGGCTTTGGTGAGAACTACGATGTTGCACATGCAGCGACAGCCCGCAAGTATCAAGGTGACAGTATTGATGTGTCGTTTGTTATGGATTACTCCGGTTCAATGGATGAACGGTGGCAAGGTAAAGCGAAATATAAGCACGTTAGAGACATCATTAATGATGTACTGAAAGAGTTGGAGAGTTATCAAGGTATACAAGAGATCAAAAACAAAGTTTCTTTAGTTCCTTATTCAGAGTTTACAGCTCGACCGAAAGACAACTTTTCATGTGGATGGGGAGAACCCAAACCTATCAGTTATGTAGATGAACTCCACTATAAGAAATCTGGTAGCAAATATAAATTAGATGCACAAAAAACGGTCAATATGTGGAAGTATAGCCGCGCTAACGATAAAGATATGGCGTGTGCACATAGGCTATACAGAAGCTCGACGACTCGATACAAGAATGTACCATTTACCGATAATTTCGACCTATTGAGAAACGAGATGAGCAAGTTTCGACCAGGGGGTTCGACTTCTTCTTATCAAGGAATTATCAAGTCAGCACAGTATTTCGAGCGGTTATCTGATCCTAACCCACGTCAGCTGATGGTTATTTTATCTGATGGTGACGATACCAGAACGCGTAACGGACCAATGAGGAGTAACGAGCCTGTACCGACAAGGGCATTGATAAGTCACGGGTTATGCGATGACATACGCACCGAGCTAAATAGCCGAAAAACCTCTGACAACAGACCTGTAACGTTTCAAATTGCACTAATCGGTTTTAGTTACAGCGTTGATAACAATCCGCTAACTCAATGTGTTGGCGAAGACAATGTCTATGATGCCGCTAACCCTGATGAACTCTTAGACATCATCCTTAACCTTATTTCTGAAGAAATCGGACACTTAAAATGATCTTTAAATTCAACAAGCTCTTTATTGTTTCGGCTCTCGTTTCTAGCTCAACAGTCATCGCCAATGACGCTAATATTGCATTTGAACAGGTATGCGGAACCCAGTCTGGAGCGACTTATATACAGGTTGAGTCTGGTACACCGGTTTCTGTTATTCCAAATGCAGGAAATATGTATCAGGTGCAAACTGAAGCGAAAGAGCTAGATACTCGCCACTTTGTCGATCGTTTCGCAAGCCAGTTTGATCTTGAGCGAGAATGTGCAGAGTATCTAGTCAGCAATGGTGAGTTTGTTTCTGGTCAGTCTGGCGATCTGTTAGCGAGTGTTTATTTTGACTTTGACCGTGCGAATCTAACGCCGGTGTCGAAGCAAATCCTTGATCGAATTGTTAAAATCGCAGAGTCATCAAGTAATGAGTTTGTATTGACTGGGCATACCGATAGCACAGGGCCAGAGGAGTATAACTTTCAGTTGGGTTTAAAGCGCGCAGGCAGCGTACAGGCGTATTTATCAGAACAAGGGCTAGACAACACTCAGATTGATTCAAAAGGTAAAACAGAACCTAAGGCGAGCAATACCACTTCACAAGGGCGCGAACAAAATCGCCGTGTTGAAGTTACTTTATAGATAGTAAATGAGGCGCTAAGGCGCCTCATTTAGTGTCTGGAAGCCTGAGTAAATGCGGGTAAAGGTTGTAAACCAGCATGCTGCACCAAACACGAAAGCGATCAGCGCAAAGTGGTGTGGAAGTAGGCAGAACAACACGAAACAACCTATGGTCTCAGTGCCTTCGGTGAGCCCACTCATATAATAAAGTGACTTGTTTTTATAGACAGGGTTGTCGATACCGCGTTTTCCTGCCATCACTGCGAAAGCTAAAAAACTTGTTCCCGTACCGATAAAAGAAAAAATCAGAAACGCTCCGGCAACGGCGTTTTGCTCTGGGTTAGCAAGCACAAAGCCAAATGGGATCAGCGAGTAAAACAGAAAATCTAAGCTAATATCGAGAAATCCACCCGCATCCGAAATCCCTTGAATACGTGCTAACGCTCCATCAAGCCCATCACATATTCGATTAAGGAGGATAAAGACCAGAGCCAAGGTGTACTGTTCTGCTATCAAAGCAGGAAAGGCTAAACAGCCTAAGGCAAAGCCAAACAGCGTTGTCTGGTTTGCGCTAACTCCAAGCTTATCCAGTAGCTTGGCTGACTGAGCCAAAGGCCAACGAATAACCTTGATACTAAAACGATCAAGCATGTGTTGTCTCCCACGGCCAAGTGATGCAGCGACTATCCGCTGGAACATCTTCCTCATCGTGAGTGACCATTAATGCAGGAATATTCGCCTCTTTTAATTGGTCAACAACCCAAGCGCGGAATTGTTCGCGTAGTTCTTTATCTAATTTGCTGTAGGGCTCGTCTAACAATGCAACTTTAGGTTGTGCCAGCAGCATACGAGTTAACGCAATACGAGCACGTTGACCGCCAGATATCTGATCGGGGAACGACTCAGCAAGTTTAGATAATGAAATGTTCTTGAGTGCTTGCAGTGCTTTTTCTTTTCTCTGCGCCCCTTTGATCGAATCAGGTAGCGCAAACGCCAAGTTTTCCCACACGGTTAAATGGGGAAAGAGCAAGTCATCTTGGAACAGGATACCAACCTGACGCTTGTGGGCAGGCATGCTATCAAGGCGCAGATCGCTCAATGTTATAGAACCTGAGTAATCAAATTCTGATGACAAGTGACCAGCAATCGCATCAAGCAAGGTGGATTTACCGCAGCCACTTGGGCCCATTAATGTAACTATCTCTCCCGGCTCGACGGTTAGATTGAATTCAGAGAAAAGGGCATCGCCATTGGTTTTATGGATGGCGAGGTTTTCGAGACAAAGACTCATTTGGTAGTAAACCTTTAATAGTCAAACGGCGATACTTAACATGAAGTCGGCTAAGTAGAATCGCAAAAGAGAAAAACAGTAGCGGCAAGATAGCTTGCCAAATAGCATAAATAGCAGTGATGCGGCGGTCGAAGCCACTGGATAGAGCGACAGCTTCAGTCGTGATTGTGCTGATGCGCCCCGCTCCCAATACCAGAGTAGGGAGATATTGAGCGAGGCTTACACTAATGCCTACCGCCCAAGCAAAGGCGATGGCAGGCAGTAGTAATGGCAGTTTAACTTTCAACCAAGCCTGCAACGGAGATTTGCCTAAGCTCAAGGCAACGCGCGTAAGCCCGTCGTCAAAGCTGCGCCATGGCCCATCGAGTGATAAATAAACGAATGGGAAAGCGAAAAATACATGAGCCCAACAGACCCAGAATAAATACGCCTCGCTGTTTAAATACAAAGTGACGATCTGCATACCAAACAACACTGACAATTGCGGTATCAGCATAGGGATAGCGATGACATACCCCGGTACCTGCCAACGATAACGTAGACGATACTCATGAGCGATCAGCGCTAAAACTAAACTCACTGTCGCACAGACAAGCGCGATGACTAGGCTCTGCTCAAGCGTGCCTAAAATACCTTGCCACTCATACTGCCAAAATCGCAGACTAAACCTAGACGGTAGCAGGTCAGGAAAACGCCAGCGCTGAGCGAAACTCCAAATAATCAACAGTGGGATCATCGCTAGGGTCAAAGCGGCGACTGCAGAGAACAGGCTTTTTCCCGGTAATTTGACGCCTTTTCTGCCTGAATATTGCCAAGCTTTAAAGCCTTTGGTTACTGCCCATTCGACCAAGCGAGCAAAACCAATCAATAGCGTTGCGATGGCGAACAAAACCACAGCACCCGCCGCTGCGCGAGGAAGCAGTGATAAGTCCGGGTCATTGAACCATTGCCAAACCAAGACGGCAAATGTTGGCGGATTGGTTGGTCCTACAATAAGGGCAACATCAACCACAGATAAACTGTAAGCAATCACAGCGAGCATCGGGAAGCGTAGCTTAGCAAACCACTGCGGGAAGAGACATTTCCACCAAGTTTGGGCTGAACTATAGCCCATAGCGTGACTGACCTTTTCAGTCTGTTCAACATTTAACTGCTGGAGAATAGGGATACTCATTAGAAGTAAGAAAGGAACTTCTTTGATCGCCAACATAACAATTAGGCCAAGCGCATAAGGGTCTTTGACCAATAGCGCCAAGTCATCGACCGTTTGCCCGTTAGGGTCATAACCAAACAATTCATGTAAGAGACGCGCGCCCATTCCCGTTGGTGCAAATAAGAAAGCGAAACCAATTGCGAAGGCAACGTGAGGCATGGCAAGTAGCGGAGATAAGCTCAATTCAATCTTGCGCCAAAATGGACTCTTCCATGCCGATTGCAATATGGCAAAGGTGATCAAACAAGCAAGGTAGCTACTCACAATCGCACTATAAACCGTTAACCCGATTGACTGCCAAACACCAGCCCACCCAAAAACAGCAGAGAAGCCGTCAATGGAAAACTGATTTAAGCCAATCGGGGGGATATACCCAAGCGCAGAAACCAACACACCAAGTAAACCTGGTAGGGTAGGCACTATACAAACAACGATAATGACTAAATAAAGCGCTCTTAACATGTGCAAACTCTAGCTCAACAGACCCTAATTCCCGTAACGTTTTAGCCACTCTTTTTCTAAAGCGGCTTGCCAGCTAGGATGAGGTTCAGCAATTGACTTAAATTGCTGGGTATTCTTCGCAGAACCGGTCAAGAATTGGCTACTTAGTACAGAAGGATCGCCCCATACATTCAGATCACCTTTACGAGACTGCGCTTGTGGGCTGAGTAGGAAATTGATCGCAACTTGAGCGCCCGCGCTCGCATTGGCATTCCAAGGAATAGCTAAGAAATGGATATTAGAAAGTGCACCCGCTTCCATTGCATATGCCTTTGTTGTGTCTGCTAAATTGCCACTCGCTTGTGCGGAAAATACCGCATTTGGATTAAATGTAATGGCGAGATCGATTTGACCATCATCAAGCAGCTGAACGGTTTCTGCTGTGCCTGCTGGGAATTGTTTGCCACCACGCCAAGCGACTTTATGAAACTCGTCAAGGTATGACCAAAGAGGCTCGGTCACAATAGCGAAGTTCTGCTCAGAAACAGGTTGCTGCAGAGAAGCATCATTGTTTGTCAGTTCGATCAGAAGCGCTTTTACAAAGCTTGTGCCGTGAAATTCTGGTGGGCGAGGGTAAGTAATACGGTTTGGGTAAGCTTTGGCATAACTTTGCAGCTCTGCAAATGATTGTGGTGGATTATTCAATGCTTTCTCATCATGAATAAAGACCAGCTGACCAACACCCCAAGGCGCTTCTAAGCCGTCTGTTGGCTCAGAGAAATCGACGTCGACCGGAAGCGATTTATCGACATATTGCCAACTAGGTAAACCTTCGACAAACGGACCAAATAGCAGTTGGTTGTCTTTCATCGATTTGAAGTTTTCACCATTAATCCAAACCATGTCGACACTACCACCGCTGTTTTTTCCTGCGGCCTTTTCGGCAATCAAACGTGATGTTGTCTCAGCAATATCGGTTACCTTTACATGTTTTAAGGTGACACCGTATTGGGATTGAAGCTCGTTGCCTGCCCATTGAATATAACGGTTTATTTCTTGGCTACCGCCCCAAGCATGGAAGTAGACGGTTTGTCCTTTCGCTTTTTCGACAACCTCTTGCCAAGTATCTGCTGCAAAAGCAGAAAGTGAAAAAACAAGTGAAGAAAGAAGAGTGATCAGCCTTGTCATAATGTTCCCTGTAAGTTGAATAATTGTATCGGCCAATGATAAAGACCGGAGTAATGCAATTATTCATTCATTATGACTGAAAAAAGGCTGTTTTATTAACTATTTGACGCAATTGTTGATGGGATGTTTGAAAATTGTCTGCTGGAGACTAAAAAGCAGCCAATTTGGCTGCTTTTTGAATTGATGCTCAAATGAAAAGAGTTAGTTTTTCCAATCGTTTAGCTTGAACGTCAGCGTATGTACGTCGTTTTTCAGAACCATAGTATCTTGAGTTAGCGTCATATCACTCCAATCAGACAGAGTTTGACCAAACGCTTGCTCTACATCCATAACATCGCCGACACACATCTTCATGGTCATACCCATTTTCTCGATGCGGAACTGGTTGTCTTTTAACTCAGCTTGACCAAAGAAGTTGTTACAACCAGCATTGCCGTTAGCTGTCATCTTTTCACCAATTTCTAGGCGCGGTGGGTTTTGACGGCTATCTGCAATAACCGCTTCACCATCAATGCTAACCAGTTCCCAGTTGTGGTGTTGTAGATCTTGAGCTGTAATTTGTTTCACATCGTCTCCATTGCTTGCGCAAGCTGTTACAACAAGAGGTAGTGTAATTGCTGCAAGTAGCGTTTTTGGACTAAGCTTCATAATAGATCAACTCCGATAAATAAGTAGTTAAGTCAGCGTAGTGACTTCGATGAATGCAGTATAGTTAATTGCGAGTATGATTTGTCAATATAAGGTCATAGTTTGGTGCGAATCACACATTGAAACTTATTGATAAACATACAATTACAATTCGCGTAGAGTAAAAAATAACCATCAGATAATATAGAGAAATCATTTGGAGCAGCTAGAGTTTTTTACCGTCCCGAGCCCTTGTGTTGGCATTTGTACAGTAGATGAAAAAGGCTACTGTAAGGGCTGTATGCGTAAACGAGAAGAGCGTTTTAACTGGTTGAATATGACCCCCGCTCAGCAGCTACATGTGATTAAACTTTGCCGTCAGCGCTACCTACGTAAGATACGAAAAGGGCAAGCAACTCCAGCTGAAGAGATCCCCACTAACACTCCTCAACAAGATCTTTTTTAAAATCAAAACTTTACAATAACTGCCGGTTGGGCTACATCTTAATTATCGTGTACTGTATTTTGAGGTGTAGTATGGATATACGAAATTATAGTGCGAACCCATGTGTGGGCTTGTGCGAATCAAACATCAATGGTGTTTGTATAGGCTGTGGCCGAACGCGAGAAGAACGTTATCTTTGGTATCAAATGTCTGAAATCGAACAAAGAGAGATTCTAGACCGACTATCTAATGAACCTCTCTGCTTCAATCTGAAATCTAGCTAGATTATTTCAATCCCCAACGATCATTCACCCAACCACCGGCATGCTCATCAAAATGATTACCAGAGAATCGGTGGTTTACTTCGGTATTTTTTTCATTTTGAGGCGTCTCATCAAGTAAATGCTGGATATAACTTGCCATAGGATCACCGCCTTTTAGCCGCTCTTGCCGAGTCGCTACCTCTTTAATCAATTGAAGACGGTATGAGTTGCTAGCACGTTTCATTTGGTGATCCTCCATGGTTATGACACTAATATGAAAAGTTAGAAGCCGATGAGAGAACCGTCAATATAGATTGGTTAATATTTAACCTGTTTTATCAGGAATGAATCACTTTTATAAAATACATCATCAACATTAATCCGCTATCGTGTTGATTAACAAGGTGAGTGCTTAAGCT
Encoded here:
- a CDS encoding pilus assembly protein TadG-related protein, which produces MHSSRRKQSGHAALLFALIIPGMWGFFTLAIDGSRALQTKARLGDASEVAALALAARNSSNLSENKKLAEDYISTYVSDSDISITKVERSECHVSNNLDCDGANRYSQYSLEVSINQDAWLPTQEFVGFGENYDVAHAATARKYQGDSIDVSFVMDYSGSMDERWQGKAKYKHVRDIINDVLKELESYQGIQEIKNKVSLVPYSEFTARPKDNFSCGWGEPKPISYVDELHYKKSGSKYKLDAQKTVNMWKYSRANDKDMACAHRLYRSSTTRYKNVPFTDNFDLLRNEMSKFRPGGSTSSYQGIIKSAQYFERLSDPNPRQLMVILSDGDDTRTRNGPMRSNEPVPTRALISHGLCDDIRTELNSRKTSDNRPVTFQIALIGFSYSVDNNPLTQCVGEDNVYDAANPDELLDIILNLISEEIGHLK
- a CDS encoding OmpA family protein; translation: MIFKFNKLFIVSALVSSSTVIANDANIAFEQVCGTQSGATYIQVESGTPVSVIPNAGNMYQVQTEAKELDTRHFVDRFASQFDLERECAEYLVSNGEFVSGQSGDLLASVYFDFDRANLTPVSKQILDRIVKIAESSSNEFVLTGHTDSTGPEEYNFQLGLKRAGSVQAYLSEQGLDNTQIDSKGKTEPKASNTTSQGREQNRRVEVTL
- a CDS encoding CDP-alcohol phosphatidyltransferase family protein, encoding MLDRFSIKVIRWPLAQSAKLLDKLGVSANQTTLFGFALGCLAFPALIAEQYTLALVFILLNRICDGLDGALARIQGISDAGGFLDISLDFLFYSLIPFGFVLANPEQNAVAGAFLIFSFIGTGTSFLAFAVMAGKRGIDNPVYKNKSLYYMSGLTEGTETIGCFVLFCLLPHHFALIAFVFGAACWFTTFTRIYSGFQTLNEAP
- a CDS encoding ATP-binding cassette domain-containing protein: MSLCLENLAIHKTNGDALFSEFNLTVEPGEIVTLMGPSGCGKSTLLDAIAGHLSSEFDYSGSITLSDLRLDSMPAHKRQVGILFQDDLLFPHLTVWENLAFALPDSIKGAQRKEKALQALKNISLSKLAESFPDQISGGQRARIALTRMLLAQPKVALLDEPYSKLDKELREQFRAWVVDQLKEANIPALMVTHDEEDVPADSRCITWPWETTHA
- a CDS encoding ABC transporter permease — protein: MLRALYLVIIVVCIVPTLPGLLGVLVSALGYIPPIGLNQFSIDGFSAVFGWAGVWQSIGLTVYSAIVSSYLACLITFAILQSAWKSPFWRKIELSLSPLLAMPHVAFAIGFAFLFAPTGMGARLLHELFGYDPNGQTVDDLALLVKDPYALGLIVMLAIKEVPFLLLMSIPILQQLNVEQTEKVSHAMGYSSAQTWWKCLFPQWFAKLRFPMLAVIAYSLSVVDVALIVGPTNPPTFAVLVWQWFNDPDLSLLPRAAAGAVVLFAIATLLIGFARLVEWAVTKGFKAWQYSGRKGVKLPGKSLFSAVAALTLAMIPLLIIWSFAQRWRFPDLLPSRFSLRFWQYEWQGILGTLEQSLVIALVCATVSLVLALIAHEYRLRYRWQVPGYVIAIPMLIPQLSVLFGMQIVTLYLNSEAYLFWVCWAHVFFAFPFVYLSLDGPWRSFDDGLTRVALSLGKSPLQAWLKVKLPLLLPAIAFAWAVGISVSLAQYLPTLVLGAGRISTITTEAVALSSGFDRRITAIYAIWQAILPLLFFSFAILLSRLHVKYRRLTIKGLLPNESLSRKPRHP
- a CDS encoding ABC transporter substrate-binding protein; this encodes MTRLITLLSSLVFSLSAFAADTWQEVVEKAKGQTVYFHAWGGSQEINRYIQWAGNELQSQYGVTLKHVKVTDIAETTSRLIAEKAAGKNSGGSVDMVWINGENFKSMKDNQLLFGPFVEGLPSWQYVDKSLPVDVDFSEPTDGLEAPWGVGQLVFIHDEKALNNPPQSFAELQSYAKAYPNRITYPRPPEFHGTSFVKALLIELTNNDASLQQPVSEQNFAIVTEPLWSYLDEFHKVAWRGGKQFPAGTAETVQLLDDGQIDLAITFNPNAVFSAQASGNLADTTKAYAMEAGALSNIHFLAIPWNANASAGAQVAINFLLSPQAQSRKGDLNVWGDPSVLSSQFLTGSAKNTQQFKSIAEPHPSWQAALEKEWLKRYGN
- a CDS encoding META domain-containing protein; protein product: MKLSPKTLLAAITLPLVVTACASNGDDVKQITAQDLQHHNWELVSIDGEAVIADSRQNPPRLEIGEKMTANGNAGCNNFFGQAELKDNQFRIEKMGMTMKMCVGDVMDVEQAFGQTLSDWSDMTLTQDTMVLKNDVHTLTFKLNDWKN
- a CDS encoding DUF1289 domain-containing protein — translated: MEQLEFFTVPSPCVGICTVDEKGYCKGCMRKREERFNWLNMTPAQQLHVIKLCRQRYLRKIRKGQATPAEEIPTNTPQQDLF